A DNA window from Streptobacillus canis contains the following coding sequences:
- a CDS encoding Cof-type HAD-IIB family hydrolase has protein sequence MSKIRLISFDLDGTILKNSKLSEGVIKAFHKLEDSGIMLVVNTGRSIDSLYEMFDLLKLSGKGNYAILTTGAVVQHIDTREIIKHFSLTLDDYRYIRENIEQGYDLSVYTPEKLYYVDKIFPEIVEDNDVLLQEMGKFEEDENIEISRVNIMGPKEKLDEFEKNHDKKFLERFYHVRTIPISIEILNKNASKGNGLKAFMEELNIDPSEAIAIGDGNNDISMFKVVEYSVAMGNATDLVKSHAKYVTDSIDNDGFVKMLEMFELI, from the coding sequence ATGAGTAAAATAAGATTAATATCTTTTGATTTAGACGGAACTATACTTAAAAATTCAAAACTATCCGAGGGTGTAATTAAAGCATTTCATAAACTTGAAGATAGTGGGATAATGTTAGTTGTAAATACTGGAAGAAGTATTGATAGTCTATATGAAATGTTTGATTTACTAAAGTTATCTGGAAAAGGTAATTATGCAATACTTACAACAGGAGCTGTAGTACAACATATAGATACTAGAGAAATAATTAAGCATTTTTCTTTAACATTAGATGATTATAGATATATAAGGGAAAATATTGAACAAGGTTATGATTTAAGTGTATATACACCAGAAAAGCTATATTATGTTGATAAAATATTCCCAGAAATAGTAGAAGATAATGATGTATTATTACAAGAAATGGGTAAATTTGAAGAAGATGAAAATATTGAAATTTCCAGAGTAAATATCATGGGGCCTAAAGAAAAATTAGATGAATTTGAAAAAAATCATGATAAAAAGTTCCTTGAAAGATTTTATCACGTAAGAACTATCCCTATAAGCATAGAAATACTTAATAAAAATGCAAGTAAAGGTAATGGTTTAAAAGCATTTATGGAAGAATTAAATATAGATCCAAGTGAAGCCATAGCTATAGGAGATGGAAATAATGATATCTCTATGTTTAAAGTAGTAGAATATTCTGTTGCTATGGGTAATGCAACTGATCTTGTTAAATCTCATGCTAAATATGTTACAGATAGTATAGATAATGATGGGTTTGTTAAAATGCTTGAAATGTTTGAATTAATATAG
- a CDS encoding GNAT family N-acetyltransferase — MEVVIKEFNDLNLEELWEIYAVRGRVFIVEQGIVYEDPDNYDKISTHIYYRENGIMIAYLRVIPIDEKNCKIGRVISLKRGCGIGSDIMRVAIKYCEDKGYEKIKISSQSYIKSMYEKLGFVQISEEYTILNVLHVDMELEINKKEHIPIN, encoded by the coding sequence ATGGAAGTTGTTATTAAGGAATTTAATGATTTAAATTTAGAAGAATTATGGGAAATATATGCTGTTAGGGGAAGGGTATTTATAGTTGAACAAGGTATAGTTTATGAAGATCCTGATAATTATGATAAGATATCTACACATATATATTATAGAGAAAATGGAATTATGATAGCTTATTTAAGAGTAATACCCATAGATGAAAAGAATTGTAAAATAGGTAGAGTCATATCACTAAAAAGAGGTTGTGGTATAGGTTCAGATATTATGAGAGTAGCAATAAAATATTGTGAAGACAAAGGTTATGAAAAGATAAAAATTAGTTCTCAAAGCTATATTAAATCTATGTATGAAAAACTAGGATTTGTACAGATTAGTGAAGAATATACTATACTAAATGTATTACATGTTGATATGGAACTTGAAATAAATAAAAAAGAACATATACCAATAAACTAG
- a CDS encoding AMP-binding protein: protein MFLQKSERLALVDTKGNKVSHSKLVDNVKYFSKYIITETEEKQKFNIIMFENRKEWVYLFYAIWDKKNIPLVIDAESTVEEVMYFLKDSDAVSIYVSNRSYEVVKKAIEELEKDIKVINIDEIEIDGEKLEEFSKDERILSHPEGEELAVMLYTSGTTGNPKGVMLTFNNIEAQIESIKSLMITEENEQVLAGLPFHHILPLMTTNLLFMHHSNQFSMVFIDKLSSQDILKALQDNDVTILSMVPRVYKLFYSSIKSKIDSKITTKNLFKLVQRANNVKFSKAVFKKIHEIFGGKLTRVISGGAKTDKEIADFFDAIGIEYFEGYGLSETSPVIACSTTKHGKKNGTVGRKVDNIEVKIVDEELWVKGPIVMKGYYNKPEETAKVITEDGWFKTGDIAEMDEEGYINIKGRKNTMIVLSNGKNIDPEKLENRLLEHSYDIIKEVGIFAKGDKLAALIVVDMKKVKEKNISNVKSYIEDTVAFYNAASHGYEKILEFKMSENELPKTRIGKVKRFMLNDIYLGHVTDEKKPKVEEPDTLEYKVLKEYIYNLKNEYPDPDMNLELEFGLDSLDQVELLSFIERSFGLKLTDEEFKDNINLIKLSELVKSKSEKFVETKEQWKEIIENAPIRELETGHGFSILRPLGWIIFKLYFRLSIKGKEKIDEENTQIFIANHASFIDALALNLLLPRKVANKTYSLAIDWYFKNKIMKRFAKETNVVLLDIDGNIKESIEQIASILKQGKNVFIFPEGTRTKDGNLSPFKKTFAIIAKEMNVKVTCLKIDGAFEAYSRYDKYPKPKKITVSYLGEVNPKELSYDEIVRKARDMYN from the coding sequence ATGTTCTTACAAAAATCAGAAAGATTGGCTTTGGTCGATACTAAAGGAAATAAAGTAAGTCATAGTAAATTGGTTGATAATGTTAAATACTTTTCAAAATATATAATAACAGAAACAGAAGAAAAGCAAAAATTTAATATTATAATGTTTGAAAATAGAAAAGAATGGGTATATCTTTTCTATGCAATTTGGGATAAGAAAAATATACCACTAGTAATAGATGCAGAATCAACAGTAGAGGAAGTAATGTATTTCTTAAAAGATTCTGATGCGGTGAGTATATATGTTTCAAATAGAAGTTATGAAGTAGTTAAAAAAGCTATAGAAGAATTAGAAAAAGATATTAAAGTAATAAATATAGATGAAATAGAAATAGATGGAGAAAAATTAGAAGAATTTTCAAAAGATGAAAGAATACTTTCACATCCTGAAGGAGAAGAATTAGCTGTTATGCTATATACTTCAGGAACTACAGGGAATCCTAAAGGTGTAATGCTTACATTTAACAATATAGAAGCTCAGATAGAATCTATTAAATCATTAATGATTACAGAAGAAAATGAGCAAGTATTAGCAGGACTACCTTTCCATCACATACTACCATTAATGACTACAAACTTACTATTTATGCACCATAGCAATCAATTTTCTATGGTATTCATAGATAAATTATCAAGTCAGGATATTTTAAAAGCATTGCAAGATAATGATGTAACAATACTATCTATGGTTCCAAGGGTATATAAGTTATTCTATAGCTCTATTAAGAGTAAAATAGATTCAAAAATTACCACTAAAAACTTATTTAAATTAGTTCAAAGAGCAAATAATGTTAAGTTTTCAAAAGCAGTCTTTAAAAAGATACATGAGATTTTTGGAGGTAAGCTTACTAGAGTAATATCAGGTGGTGCAAAAACAGACAAAGAAATCGCAGACTTTTTTGATGCTATAGGAATAGAATATTTTGAAGGTTATGGATTAAGTGAAACTTCACCTGTAATAGCATGTTCAACAACTAAACATGGTAAGAAAAATGGTACAGTTGGAAGAAAAGTTGATAATATTGAAGTTAAGATAGTGGATGAAGAATTATGGGTTAAAGGGCCTATAGTTATGAAAGGTTACTATAACAAACCTGAAGAAACAGCTAAAGTAATAACTGAAGATGGATGGTTTAAAACAGGAGATATAGCTGAAATGGATGAAGAAGGATATATTAATATTAAAGGTAGAAAAAATACTATGATAGTATTGTCTAATGGAAAAAATATAGATCCTGAGAAACTTGAAAATAGATTATTAGAACATTCATACGATATAATTAAAGAAGTTGGAATATTTGCAAAAGGAGATAAACTTGCTGCTTTAATAGTTGTAGATATGAAGAAGGTAAAAGAAAAGAATATATCTAATGTTAAATCATATATAGAAGATACTGTTGCTTTCTATAACGCAGCATCACATGGTTATGAAAAAATATTAGAATTTAAAATGAGTGAAAATGAACTACCTAAAACTAGAATAGGTAAGGTAAAAAGATTCATGTTAAATGATATATATCTAGGACATGTAACTGATGAGAAAAAACCTAAGGTTGAAGAACCAGATACACTAGAATACAAGGTATTAAAAGAATACATATATAATTTAAAAAATGAATATCCAGATCCGGATATGAATTTAGAATTAGAATTTGGTTTAGATTCACTAGATCAAGTAGAACTACTTTCATTTATTGAAAGGAGTTTTGGATTAAAATTAACAGATGAAGAGTTTAAAGATAATATAAACTTAATTAAATTATCTGAATTAGTTAAAAGCAAATCTGAAAAATTTGTTGAAACTAAAGAACAATGGAAAGAAATTATAGAAAATGCACCTATTAGGGAGCTTGAAACAGGTCATGGATTTAGTATCTTAAGACCATTAGGATGGATAATATTTAAACTTTACTTTAGATTAAGTATTAAGGGTAAAGAAAAAATAGATGAAGAAAACACTCAAATATTTATTGCAAATCATGCAAGCTTTATAGATGCATTAGCACTTAATTTATTACTTCCAAGAAAAGTTGCAAATAAAACTTACTCACTTGCCATAGATTGGTACTTTAAAAATAAGATAATGAAGAGATTTGCAAAAGAAACAAATGTTGTTTTATTAGATATAGATGGAAATATTAAAGAATCGATAGAACAAATTGCTTCTATTTTAAAACAAGGTAAGAACGTATTTATCTTCCCTGAAGGAACAAGAACTAAAGATGGAAATTTATCTCCGTTTAAGAAAACTTTTGCAATTATTGCTAAAGAAATGAATGTAAAAGTTACTTGTTTAAAGATTGATGGGGCCTTTGAAGCATATTCAAGATATGATAAATATCCTAAACCTAAGAAAATAACAGTAAGTTATTTAGGAGAGGTAAATCCAAAAGAATTAAGTTATGATGAGATAGTAAGAAAAGCAAGAGATATGTATAACTAG
- a CDS encoding autotransporter outer membrane beta-barrel domain-containing protein, with product MRLEIFLKKFDARNRFNETLILLGKDTLSDSEKFLGFEKIHLKDADWKFKDLNIEAKNELLVENSNLTLDGGVISTTILNNENDSNLKVSKETTINGNLINKGNIIFENNPINYSILNINGDYSGENGKILLRVKVEDSPKLTDKLIINGNASGNTNIEISNPGSTLAQKMKEKVKIIETNTSEYDTFTLLNPEHSNYIYKLFSKEEGNKKNWYLIQEFAGPTDDFGLIINSMYLGQQHFNFNFLEHSKYIIEKNNNFWIKTSNMNNYNKLSNRKDISIPIKSNTTTTIMGYDLLKNSKNDEEKKLGIFGNLGVNSSKSMESEISSISGILGAGIYGTWKKKDFYVDGWINYTYLQNRINIETPINYGLHSLRTSTEFGINGDMNIGNLGRLHANHHLQLTYSYVTNPKIKVLEGEEIEYIGNHNLTSKLGTNLIFYTKNKYLKPFIEFNWSYGINLVGLKLGEDKYYYDGNKDVMEIKWGLKEIEINDNLTLWGNILHQFTEKKYRTHGVELGLLYKF from the coding sequence ATGAGGTTAGAGATATTTCTGAAAAAATTTGATGCAAGGAATAGATTTAATGAAACATTAATATTATTAGGAAAAGATACATTATCAGATTCAGAAAAATTCTTAGGTTTTGAAAAAATACATTTAAAAGATGCAGATTGGAAGTTTAAAGATTTAAATATAGAAGCTAAAAATGAATTGTTAGTTGAAAATTCAAATTTAACGTTAGATGGAGGAGTAATATCTACAACTATATTAAATAATGAAAATGATTCAAACTTAAAAGTATCTAAAGAAACAACTATTAATGGAAATTTAATAAATAAAGGAAATATAATATTTGAAAATAATCCAATAAATTATTCGATTTTAAATATTAATGGGGATTATAGTGGAGAAAACGGTAAAATATTATTACGTGTAAAAGTAGAAGATTCACCAAAATTAACTGATAAATTAATAATAAATGGAAATGCAAGTGGAAATACAAATATTGAAATTTCAAATCCAGGATCAACTTTAGCACAAAAAATGAAAGAAAAAGTAAAAATAATAGAAACAAACACATCGGAATATGATACATTTACATTACTAAATCCAGAACATAGTAATTATATATATAAATTATTTTCTAAAGAGGAAGGAAATAAGAAAAATTGGTATTTAATTCAGGAATTTGCTGGTCCAACAGACGATTTTGGGTTAATAATAAATTCAATGTATTTAGGGCAACAACATTTTAATTTTAATTTTTTAGAGCATAGTAAATATATAATAGAAAAAAATAATAATTTCTGGATAAAAACTTCAAATATGAATAACTATAATAAATTATCAAATAGGAAAGATATAAGTATACCAATTAAGAGTAATACAACTACAACTATTATGGGATATGATTTATTAAAAAATAGTAAAAATGATGAAGAAAAAAAATTAGGAATATTTGGTAATCTTGGAGTGAATAGCTCAAAATCAATGGAATCTGAAATATCATCAATTTCAGGTATTTTAGGTGCAGGAATTTATGGAACTTGGAAGAAAAAAGATTTTTATGTAGATGGATGGATAAATTATACATATTTACAAAATAGAATTAATATAGAAACACCTATAAATTATGGATTGCATTCATTAAGAACTTCAACAGAATTTGGAATTAATGGAGATATGAATATAGGTAATTTAGGTAGATTACATGCAAATCATCATTTACAATTAACATATAGTTATGTAACAAATCCGAAAATTAAAGTATTAGAAGGAGAAGAAATAGAATATATAGGAAATCACAATTTAACATCAAAATTAGGAACCAATTTAATATTTTATACAAAAAATAAATATTTAAAACCTTTTATAGAATTTAATTGGAGCTATGGAATTAATTTAGTAGGATTAAAATTAGGAGAAGATAAATATTATTATGATGGTAATAAAGATGTAATGGAAATAAAATGGGGCCTAAAAGAAATAGAAATAAATGATAATTTAACATTATGGGGAAATATATTACATCAATTTACTGAAAAAAAATATAGAACTCATGGTGTAGAATTAGGTCTTTTATATAAATTTTAG
- the truA gene encoding tRNA pseudouridine(38-40) synthase TruA — MNNIKIVYQYDGSNFYGSQRQKDKITVQGTIEEILKNSFNEEVNMISSGRTDKYVHAKMQISNFILTKDINLDIVKKKIEKYSDYSIKILSIEKVNIEYNSRYDSTERTYEYILSNQKNITPFERKYIAGINYDIDIDKINDILKLFIGTHNFSSFSKKDNKAEKNPIREIYECYAIKKNNNIHIYIKGNSFLKTMVRIIVGTTLAIYEGKIEKEYIQNRFDFPNPDAKKYIAPGNGLYLYHVK, encoded by the coding sequence ATGAATAATATCAAAATAGTTTATCAATATGATGGAAGTAATTTCTATGGTTCACAAAGACAAAAAGACAAAATTACTGTTCAAGGTACTATAGAAGAAATACTAAAAAATTCATTTAATGAAGAAGTTAATATGATAAGCTCTGGAAGAACAGATAAGTATGTGCATGCAAAAATGCAAATATCTAATTTTATACTTACCAAAGATATTAATTTAGATATCGTGAAAAAGAAAATAGAAAAATATTCTGATTATTCTATTAAAATTCTATCTATAGAAAAAGTTAATATTGAATACAATTCTAGATATGACAGTACTGAAAGAACCTATGAATATATTTTATCTAATCAAAAGAATATTACTCCTTTTGAAAGAAAATATATAGCTGGTATTAATTATGATATTGATATAGATAAAATAAATGATATTTTAAAACTATTTATAGGGACACACAATTTTTCTAGTTTTTCTAAAAAAGATAATAAAGCAGAGAAAAATCCAATAAGAGAAATATATGAATGTTACGCTATAAAAAAAAATAATAATATCCATATATATATTAAAGGTAATAGTTTTTTAAAAACTATGGTAAGAATAATAGTAGGAACAACTCTAGCTATTTATGAAGGAAAAATTGAAAAAGAATATATACAAAACAGATTTGATTTTCCTAATCCTGATGCTAAAAAATATATAGCGCCAGGAAATGGCCTTTATCTATACCACGTAAAATAA
- the ffh gene encoding signal recognition particle protein, with translation MFKGLSDKLQETFKKLSGQSKITESNITEALREVRLALLEADVNYTVVKNFVARIKEKAQGQEVIKGVNPRQQFIKIINDELVEVLGGQNTALNKASSKPTIIMLVGLQGAGKTTFSGKLSKLLKKEKAKPFLIGADVYRPAAKKQLMVLANQIGVPFYTIEESQNVLEIVNNGLAEAKKEGADYVLIDTAGRLHIDENLMNELKDVKDSVNPTEILLVVDGMTGQDAVNVAKTFNDTLDITGVVVTKLDGDTRGGAALSIKEISGKPIKYISEGEKLDDISVFHPERLASRILGMGDVVSLVEKAKDAIDEKEAREMEAKFRKNQFDFEDFLKQFKMIKRMGSLGGILKMLPGMGAIGDIDLTGAEKEMKRVEAIIYSMTVEERRNPNLLKVGSRKIRIAKGSGVDVTQVNKLLKQFEQMKQMMKMFNSGNIPGFGQIGRKR, from the coding sequence ATGTTTAAAGGCTTAAGCGATAAATTACAGGAAACTTTTAAAAAGTTATCTGGGCAAAGTAAAATTACTGAAAGTAATATTACTGAAGCATTAAGAGAAGTAAGACTTGCTCTACTTGAAGCAGACGTTAACTACACTGTAGTTAAAAATTTTGTTGCAAGAATTAAAGAAAAAGCACAAGGGCAAGAAGTAATAAAAGGAGTAAATCCAAGACAACAATTTATTAAAATAATAAATGATGAATTAGTAGAAGTCTTAGGAGGACAAAATACTGCATTAAATAAAGCTAGCTCAAAACCAACTATTATCATGTTAGTAGGGTTACAAGGGGCAGGGAAAACTACATTTTCAGGAAAACTTTCAAAACTTCTAAAGAAAGAAAAAGCAAAACCATTCTTAATTGGAGCTGACGTATATAGACCAGCTGCTAAGAAACAATTAATGGTATTAGCTAACCAAATAGGAGTTCCATTTTATACTATAGAAGAAAGTCAAAATGTATTAGAAATAGTTAATAATGGGTTAGCTGAAGCAAAAAAAGAAGGGGCAGATTATGTATTAATAGATACTGCCGGAAGATTACATATAGATGAAAATCTAATGAATGAATTAAAAGATGTTAAAGATAGTGTAAATCCAACAGAAATCTTACTTGTTGTAGATGGTATGACAGGACAAGATGCAGTAAATGTTGCAAAAACGTTTAATGATACATTAGATATTACAGGAGTAGTTGTTACAAAACTTGATGGAGACACTCGTGGAGGGGCAGCACTTTCAATTAAAGAAATTTCAGGTAAACCTATTAAATATATTTCTGAAGGTGAAAAATTAGATGATATTTCAGTTTTCCATCCAGAAAGACTTGCAAGTAGAATACTTGGAATGGGAGACGTTGTATCATTAGTTGAAAAAGCTAAAGATGCAATAGATGAAAAAGAAGCACGTGAAATGGAAGCTAAATTTAGAAAAAATCAATTTGATTTTGAAGATTTCCTAAAACAATTTAAGATGATCAAGAGAATGGGTTCTCTTGGAGGAATACTTAAAATGTTACCGGGTATGGGTGCAATAGGAGATATAGATTTAACTGGTGCTGAAAAAGAAATGAAGAGAGTTGAAGCAATAATCTATTCTATGACAGTAGAAGAAAGAAGAAATCCTAACCTATTAAAAGTTGGAAGCAGAAAAATTAGAATTGCTAAAGGATCAGGAGTAGATGTTACTCAAGTAAATAAATTATTAAAACAATTTGAACAAATGAAACAAATGATGAAGATGTTTAATTCAGGAAATATACCTGGGTTTGGACAAATAGGAAGAAAAAGATAG
- a CDS encoding AMP-binding protein, which translates to MFLNKSERLAIVDFDGTRISHTELVNTIKYYSKYVITDREPKSFSIIMMENRTQWFYAFYSLWDRDLVPVTVDALSSKEELEYFLNDSQATCIYVSNNTIEVAKAAVESIGRDVQIFNVDDVVIDKVLFSDIEKDERILNHPNMDEIAVMLYTSGTTGSPKGVMLSFGNLYHEIQAIRGLNITWDDEQTLAVLPFHHILPLMATNIYYMYHEHQYSVVLVEKLSSQDILKALAANDVTMLSMVPRVYKLFYKSIKDTIDSKWITRVIYSLAKKLKNKQFSKFVFKKVHDKFGGKLRSLIAGGAKSDIEIINFFNVLGFDYCEGYGLTETSPVFAGNTPNHGYKAGTVGLHVDNVEIKVVDGEIWVRGPIVMMGYYNKPEKTAEVLTEDGWFKTGDMVDVDDEGYITIVGRKNAMIVLSNGKNVDPETLEIKFMSSTNPIIKEIGILGHNDKLAALIVVDRNEAKRLNVSNINAHIKDAVEIYNSLVHNYEKLLEYKVTEEELPKTRIGKVRRFMLKDVYSGEAKVEKKAPVNEPDSEEYKILKEYIYKMKGAYPEVDKNLEVEFGLDSLDQVELLTFIENSFGIKMSENDFKDNLSLLGLSKYISEKSNGFIETTDQWKEVVQNAPKTDFKDGWLISLIKPLVFLLFKLYFRIDIKNSDKIKNEQQIFIANHESFIDGLALSLLIPKEISEKTYTLAINWYFKNAFMNFFAKHSNILLLDIDKNIKGTIESVASALKQGKNIFIFPEGTRTKDGKLGPFKKVFAILSKELNVPVTCLKIDGAFEAYSRYDKFPKPKKLGVKVLGQIKPGDLSYNEIVDAARNMYLEDEK; encoded by the coding sequence ATGTTTTTAAATAAATCAGAAAGATTGGCTATAGTAGATTTTGATGGCACAAGAATAAGTCATACAGAATTAGTTAATACTATAAAGTATTATTCAAAATATGTTATTACAGATAGGGAACCTAAGAGTTTTAGTATTATTATGATGGAAAATAGAACTCAGTGGTTTTATGCCTTCTATTCTTTATGGGATAGAGATTTAGTACCTGTTACAGTAGATGCACTATCAAGTAAAGAAGAATTGGAATACTTCTTAAATGATTCACAAGCGACATGTATATATGTTTCTAATAACACTATAGAGGTTGCGAAAGCAGCTGTTGAATCAATAGGTAGAGATGTTCAAATATTTAATGTTGATGATGTAGTAATAGATAAAGTATTATTTTCAGATATAGAAAAAGATGAAAGAATATTAAATCATCCTAATATGGATGAAATAGCTGTGATGTTGTATACTTCAGGAACCACAGGCTCACCTAAAGGAGTAATGTTATCTTTTGGTAACTTATATCACGAAATACAAGCAATAAGAGGCTTAAATATTACATGGGATGATGAACAAACTTTAGCAGTTTTACCTTTTCATCATATCTTACCTCTTATGGCAACTAATATTTATTATATGTATCATGAACATCAATATTCAGTTGTATTAGTAGAGAAATTATCTAGTCAAGATATATTAAAAGCATTAGCTGCAAATGATGTAACAATGCTTTCTATGGTTCCAAGAGTGTATAAACTATTTTATAAATCAATAAAAGATACTATAGATTCAAAATGGATAACTAGAGTAATATATTCATTAGCTAAGAAATTAAAAAATAAGCAATTTTCAAAATTTGTATTTAAAAAAGTACATGATAAATTTGGTGGGAAATTAAGAAGTTTAATAGCGGGAGGAGCTAAATCTGATATTGAAATTATTAATTTTTTTAATGTCTTAGGATTTGATTACTGTGAAGGTTATGGACTTACAGAAACGTCACCAGTTTTTGCTGGAAATACACCTAATCATGGTTATAAAGCAGGAACAGTGGGTCTTCACGTAGATAATGTAGAAATAAAAGTAGTAGATGGAGAAATATGGGTAAGAGGGCCTATAGTAATGATGGGCTATTATAATAAACCTGAAAAAACAGCTGAAGTATTAACTGAGGATGGATGGTTTAAAACAGGGGATATGGTAGATGTAGATGATGAAGGATATATTACTATAGTAGGACGTAAAAATGCAATGATAGTATTATCTAATGGTAAAAATGTAGACCCTGAAACATTAGAAATTAAATTCATGTCTTCAACTAATCCAATAATTAAGGAGATTGGAATTTTAGGGCATAATGATAAGTTAGCAGCATTAATTGTAGTAGATAGAAATGAAGCTAAGAGATTAAATGTTTCAAATATTAATGCTCATATTAAAGATGCTGTAGAAATTTATAATAGTTTAGTACATAACTATGAGAAATTATTAGAATATAAAGTAACTGAGGAAGAATTACCTAAGACAAGAATAGGTAAAGTAAGAAGATTTATGCTAAAAGATGTTTATTCAGGAGAAGCTAAAGTAGAGAAAAAAGCACCAGTAAATGAACCTGATAGTGAAGAATATAAAATACTTAAAGAATATATCTACAAAATGAAAGGAGCTTATCCTGAAGTAGATAAAAATTTAGAAGTAGAATTTGGATTAGATTCGTTAGATCAAGTTGAATTATTAACATTTATAGAAAATAGCTTTGGAATAAAAATGTCAGAAAATGATTTTAAAGATAATTTAAGTTTATTAGGATTATCAAAATATATATCAGAAAAATCAAATGGATTTATTGAAACTACAGATCAATGGAAAGAAGTTGTTCAAAATGCCCCAAAAACAGATTTTAAAGATGGTTGGTTAATATCATTAATAAAGCCTTTAGTGTTCTTATTATTCAAACTATACTTTAGAATAGATATTAAAAATTCAGATAAAATTAAAAACGAACAACAAATTTTTATTGCAAATCATGAAAGTTTCATTGATGGATTAGCTTTAAGTTTGTTAATACCTAAAGAAATATCAGAAAAAACATATACTTTAGCTATAAATTGGTATTTTAAAAATGCTTTTATGAATTTTTTTGCTAAACATAGTAATATACTATTACTTGATATAGATAAGAATATTAAAGGAACTATTGAGAGTGTCGCATCAGCTTTAAAGCAAGGAAAAAATATATTTATTTTCCCTGAAGGAACAAGAACTAAAGATGGTAAACTTGGGCCATTCAAGAAGGTATTTGCAATACTTTCTAAAGAACTTAATGTACCAGTAACTTGCTTGAAAATAGATGGAGCTTTTGAAGCTTATTCAAGATATGACAAATTCCCTAAACCTAAGAAATTAGGAGTTAAAGTTTTAGGACAAATAAAACCGGGAGATTTATCATATAACGAGATTGTTGATGCAGCACGTAATATGTATTTAGAAGATGAAAAATAA
- the ylxM gene encoding YlxM family DNA-binding protein, giving the protein MKEIEEYIKYSILFIYYKELFSDKQKKYLSAYLEEDNSLTEIAEAFNVSRQAVFDNIKRGCKQLDKYESSLGIMEREENIIMNLKWLKDNFSEENLDKIIMEYEEGVN; this is encoded by the coding sequence ATGAAAGAAATAGAAGAATATATAAAATACTCAATATTATTCATATATTACAAGGAACTATTTTCTGATAAACAGAAAAAATATTTATCTGCGTATTTAGAGGAGGATAATTCATTAACAGAAATAGCAGAAGCTTTTAATGTAAGTAGACAGGCTGTCTTTGATAACATTAAAAGAGGATGTAAACAGCTAGATAAGTATGAAAGTTCACTTGGAATTATGGAAAGAGAAGAGAATATAATAATGAATTTAAAATGGTTAAAAGATAATTTTAGTGAAGAAAATCTAGACAAAATAATCATGGAATATGAAGAGGGAGTAAATTAA
- the rpsP gene encoding 30S ribosomal protein S16 — translation MLKLRLTRLGRKKAPFYRIAAMEALGKRDGKAVAYVGTYNPLVSENQVVLKEEEILKLLSNGAQPTETVKSILTKAGIWEKFEASKKR, via the coding sequence ATGTTAAAATTAAGATTAACTAGATTAGGTAGAAAAAAAGCACCTTTCTATAGAATAGCAGCAATGGAAGCATTAGGAAAAAGAGATGGAAAAGCAGTAGCTTATGTTGGAACATACAACCCATTAGTTTCTGAAAACCAAGTAGTTTTAAAAGAAGAAGAAATTTTAAAATTATTATCAAATGGAGCACAACCTACAGAAACTGTAAAATCTATCTTAACTAAAGCAGGAATTTGGGAAAAATTCGAAGCTTCTAAAAAAAGATAA